GAAGTCATTCTGAACGATATCAGCGACTCATTCATTCAAAACGGCATTGCGAAGATCGAGAAAGGCTTGAGTAGGGCGATTGAAAAGGGAAAGATGACAAAGGAAGAAATGGCAAATATTATGTCGAGAATCAGAGGCTCAGTTAGACTCGAAGATCTCGCGGATTCTGATGTCATCATCGAGGCGATTCTGGAGGATCGGGCTGCCAAGAAGCAGGTGTTCGCATCCCTTGATTCTATCTGTAAACCAGATGCGATTTTCGCGTCAAATACATCATCAATCCCAATCACAGAACTCGCATCGGCGACGAAGCGACCTGATAAGGTCGTCGGGATGCATTTCTTTAACCCAGCCCCGGTTATGAAACTCGTTGAAGTTATTCGGGCAGTGCAAACTGCCGACGAGACAAAGGAACTGATTAAGGCGCTTGCCGTCAAAATGGGCAAGGTGCCGGTCGAGGTTAACGATTTTCCAGGATTCTGCACGAACAGGATTCTCGTGCCGATGATCAACGAAGCCGCATACTGTCTAATGGAGGG
This region of Methanomassiliicoccales archaeon genomic DNA includes:
- a CDS encoding 3-hydroxybutyryl-CoA dehydrogenase, producing MKTVDGVRKIGIVGAGTMGSGIAQVAAQSGYEVILNDISDSFIQNGIAKIEKGLSRAIEKGKMTKEEMANIMSRIRGSVRLEDLADSDVIIEAILEDRAAKKQVFASLDSICKPDAIFASNTSSIPITELASATKRPDKVVGMHFFNPAPVMKLVEVIRAVQTADETKELIKALAVKMGKVPVEVNDFPGFCTNRILVPMINEAAYCLMEGVASAEAIDQVMKLGANHPMGPLELADLIGLDVCLNIMEVLYSEYGDPKYRPCPLLRRLVQAGRLGRKTGWGFHKYE